ATTATGTAATCCTTAGGATTATGATTGCGTTCCTTGAGCCAGTCTTGGACTTTGAGTTCAGCAAAGAGGGATTGCCCCTGCTCAAACATCCGCGTAATTTGCATTCTGATGGTGAAAGGATTATTAATTGGCATATCTAAAAGAGATCGCTTAGGGGATTGAACCAGATTTGTGGTGTGGCTACGCCACACCACAAATCTGGTTCAAAATTTTTACTTTAGTACAAGATAGTACAATTCACCGTCACCCTTAATTAGCCCAGCCCTTTGTTTGGCGCGATCGCCTGTTCCCATAAAAATATCCACGCGCCCCGCACCACGAATTGCACCACCCGTGTCTTGATCAAGCACAAATCTCTGAACTTGACGTAATTCCAACTTGCCAGTTTTGGGATTTTCAAAGGGGATTTCAGTACGAATGAGACCAAGACCACCAGAGGGAAATATCTTTTTATCCGTAGCAATTGAGCGCTCAGCCGTCACAGGTAAACCAAGGCTACCCGTTGCAGGTTTGCCATTAGTTTCACGGAAAAATACAAAACTCGGATTACGGTTGAGATAAGTATTTAAGTCTTGGGGATTTTTTTGGAAATATTCGATGAGGGTTTGCAGGGTCACGTCTTCGAGACGCATTTTGCCATCTCTAACTAGCTCTGCGCCAACTGAGCGATAGGGCTGATCGGTTTTGCCTGCATAGCCAACGGTCAATAATTTGCCATCAGGTAACTCAAACCTTGCCGAGCCTTGGACATGAACCAAAAAGGCTTGAAAGCGATCGCTGAGCCATGTAATTTCTAAACCTGCTAACTGCTTGCTCCCTTCCAACATGGCGCGAGTTGGATGGGGCGATCGCCATTGATCAAAGTTTGACGGTAAACGATAGAGGGGATATTTAAACTCATTGGTACGGGTACGACTTGCTTTATATACCGCTTCGTAGTAGCCCGTAAACTGTACTGCCCCATTACCATCACGACCAACCGAACGATAGAGATCAAACTCACGATTG
The sequence above is drawn from the Pseudanabaena yagii GIHE-NHR1 genome and encodes:
- the mltA gene encoding murein transglycosylase A, whose product is MTGSNHNHIHAYDRLQRSPQYQKSAHRKSGNQTLGKGRSTSWQSWLYRGGDVLFATWVGLICAVPPCYMQTEFQAPVEAAELKLAQAIAPISPRAVNPLSLDLTDDLLESDRPNLLQAIDNSIQYIRTPSAERRYPVAGISRDRMERSLMRFRRLVQVSRTAKDLQQAVNREFDLYRSVGRDGNGAVQFTGYYEAVYKASRTRTNEFKYPLYRLPSNFDQWRSPHPTRAMLEGSKQLAGLEITWLSDRFQAFLVHVQGSARFELPDGKLLTVGYAGKTDQPYRSVGAELVRDGKMRLEDVTLQTLIEYFQKNPQDLNTYLNRNPSFVFFRETNGKPATGSLGLPVTAERSIATDKKIFPSGGLGLIRTEIPFENPKTGKLELRQVQRFVLDQDTGGAIRGAGRVDIFMGTGDRAKQRAGLIKGDGELYYLVLK